The following are from one region of the Pseudorasbora parva isolate DD20220531a chromosome 12, ASM2467924v1, whole genome shotgun sequence genome:
- the trim25l gene encoding E3 ubiquitin/ISG15 ligase TRIM25: protein MSGRLWTEEQFNCPVCLDLPTDPVTIPCGHSYCMACIADYWDNEGKKSGTYSCPECRHTFNPRPTLCRNTMLAEAVEQLRSGSLNTSGRESIKSARRAASSATERARTRNKGTSKKLPASAVPCDRCPEPKAAVKTCLACMASFCETHLKPHDTQDNLKTHELIAPTGDLSQKICPEHKYLQEFFCRSCQMYVCWLCTSNQHKGHESLSTQAERSEKQKELGAVLSENHQRLQDRERELKDMKKVLDTLTRSSDMVRAEADVVLSELQESVQRMLELLQDVMVSTGQEKLNEAHDVVTKLEAEVKQLKKKDRELKELINCQDNIYFLKTYQSLNCPLEGGELGAVTANPEATFDRARSVIVQLREKVEEMCDQELDKINKTVFNTTAFTVADRNGQKTGGIMKLFSGKGAKAARAQGPPPLPSVSTRGSVNTRPQAVRNIEPRAVNRGVTNSQRPARSPREERDDPVKSRSSLRPRETQKREERENPEEKENQTSQRRQSTQSRSTRDEEQADRWSLSSVRPRLRKEDKEQANGESQSPSQQRSNAADRQQPARQSDRWSLSSLLPRNRKKRQDTVKEATPTTQEAESGMPLSPASASVWGEPTQVNPALFLDSPTDNPFINPAFPTLREINIDSIQAPEPRTRDEILQYACDLTLDPNTAHRRLVLSEGDTVATLQQTSQAYHDLPQRFDGWTQVLCLQPLSSDRCYWEVEWRGRGSSLGVVSGSMPRKGADSGAGLGYNGQSWSLELSDMCCAAMHANQKVEIPVTYSPRVGVFLDRPARTLTFYSVDDELVPLHAFQGSFPAPLYAAFGVGCGVGVGLDFAMGQFSSTSDSIKICPL, encoded by the exons ATGAGTGGTCGCCTGTGGACGGAGGAGCAGTTTAACTGCCCCGTGTGTCTGGATCTGCCCACTGACCCCGTGACCATCCCGTGTGGTCACAGTTACTGCATGGCTTGTATCGCAGATTACTGGGATAATGAAGGCAAGAAAAGCGGGACCTACAGCTGCCCTGAATGTCGGCATACCTTCAACCCTCGTCCCACTCTCTGCCGGAACACCATGCTGGCCGAAGCCGTGGAGCAGCTCCGCAGCGGGAGCCTGAACACCTCCGGGCGGGAGTCCATTAAGAGCGCCCGGCGCGCGGCATCTTCCGCGACTGAACGCGCGCGCACGCGGAATAAGGGAACTTCAAAAAAGCTTCCAGCCTCCGCCGTGCCATGTGACCGCTGCCCGGAGCCCAAAGCGGCCGTGAAGACGTGTTTGGCGTGCATGGCATCGTTCTGCGAGACTCACCTGAAACCCCATGACACGCAGGACAATCTGAAGACCCACGAGCTGATCGCGCCCACTGGTGACCTGAGTCAGAAGATCTGCCCCGAGCACAAGTACCTGCAGGAGTTCTTCTGCCGCTCGTGCCAGATGTACGTGTGCTGGCTCTGCACCAGTAACCAGCACAAGGGCCACGAGAGCCTGTCCACACAGGCAGAGCGCTCGGAGAAGCAG AAAGAGCTGGGCGCAGTTCTGTCTGAGAACCATCAGAGACTCCAggatagagagagagaactgAAAGACATGAAAAAAGTCTTAGACACGCTCACG cggTCCTCAGACATGGTGCGGGCCGAGGCAGATGTGGTCCTGTCTGAGCTCCAGGAGTCAGTGCAGCGGATGCTGGAGCTGCTCCAGGACGTGATGGTCTCCACTGGGCAGGAGAAGCTCAACGAGGCGCATGACGTGGTGACCAAACTGGAGGCCGAAGTCAAACAGCTGAAGAAAAAAGACAGAGAACTCAAAGAGCTCATCAACTGCCAGGACAATATCTACTTCCTGAAG ACGTATCAGTCTCTGAACTGTCCGCTGGAGGGGGGAGAGCTTGGAGCTGTGACCGCGAACCCTGAAGCCACGTTTGATCGCGCCAGGAGCGTCATTGTCCAGCTCAGGGAGAAAGTGGAGGAGATGTGTGACCAGGAACTGGACAAGATCAATAAGACGG TGTTCAACACCACAGCGTTCACAGTGGCAGACCGCAACGGCCAGAAAACAGGAGGCATAATGAAGC TGTTTTCTGGAAAAGGAGCCAAAGCTGCTCGTGCGCAAG GACCCCCACCACTGCCATCAGTAAGCACACGAGGATCtg TGAACACGCGTCCACAAGCCGTGAGAAACATTGAGCCAAGAG CAGTTAACAGAGGTGTTACAAACTCCCAAAGACCAGCAAGATCCCCGAGAGAGGAAAGAGATGACC CCGTCAAGAGTCGCAGTTCATTGAGACCAAGAGAGACACAAAAAAGAGAGGAAAGAGAAAACCCTGAAG AAAAAGAAAATCAGACCTCTCAAAGACGTCAAAGCACACAGAGCAGAAGTACACGTGATGAAGAACAAG CGGACCGCTGGAGCTTGAGTTCAGTCAGACCGAGACTGAGGAAAGAGGACAAAGAGCAAG CAAATGGAGAAAGTCAGAGTCCCTCACAGCAAAGATCAAACGCTGCAGACAGACAGCAGCCGGCCAGACAGT CGGACAGATGGAGTCTCAGCTCTCTCTTACCCAGAAACAGGAAGAAGAGACAGGATACAG TGAAAGAGGCCACACCCACTACACAGGAGGCGGAGTCAGGGATGCCTCTTAGCCCCGCCTCTGCAAGTGTCT GGGGAGAGCCAACACAAG TGAATCCCGCTCTGTTCCTGGACTCTCCAACTGACAATCCCTTCATCAATCCTGCTTTCCCCACAT TGAGAGAAATTAACATTGACAGTATTCAGGCCCCAGAGCCCAGGACCAGAGACGAGATCCTGCAAT ATGCTTGTGATTTGACCTTGGATCCAAACACAGCCCATCGGCGTCTGGTCCTATCTGAGGGAGACACCGTGGCCACCCTTCAGCAGACGTCTCAGGCGTACCACGACCTCCCTCAGCGCTTCGACGGCTGGACGCAGGTGCTGTGTCTCCAGCCCCTGTCCTCTGACCGCTGCTACTGGGAGGTGGAGTGGAGGGGGCGTGGCTCCTCTCTGGGTGTGGTCAGTGGCTCCATGCCTCGCAAAGGAGCGGATTCAGGGGCGGGGCTTGGGTATAATGGCCAGTCATGGAGCTTGGAGCTGTCAGACATGTGCTGCGCAGCCATGCACGCCAATCAGAAGGTGGAGATCCCTGTGACCTACAGCCCCCGTGTAGGGGTGTTTCTGGACAGGCCTGCAAGGACTCTGACTTTCTATAGCGTGGATGACGAACTGGTTCCTCTCCACGCCTTTCAGGGGTCGTTCCCAGCCCCGCTGTATGCTGCGTTCGGAGTGGGCTGTGGGGTCGGCGTGGGGCTAGATTTCGCCATGGGGCAGTTCAGCTCCACGTCAGACAGCATTAAAATCTGCCCCTTGTGA